One genomic region from Pyrobaculum islandicum DSM 4184 encodes:
- the cyaB gene encoding class IV adenylate cyclase: protein MLEVEVKYRADLGSVRERLKSLGFSLVAAGWEEDIYFQHPCRDFASTDEALRVRISGGRVGVTYKGPRMGFGGKTRVELSAAADVSIVEIFEKLGFVAVARIKKRREYYRGGGFTISLDQVEGLGEFVEIEKVVEGEGEVAEAVAEIRRLAARLGVGEEVRETYLELFLNTFKSGR from the coding sequence ATGTTAGAAGTGGAGGTTAAATACAGGGCGGATCTAGGCTCTGTTAGAGAGCGTCTAAAGTCGCTTGGTTTTTCTCTCGTGGCGGCTGGGTGGGAGGAGGATATATATTTCCAACACCCCTGTAGAGATTTCGCTTCGACAGACGAGGCGTTGAGAGTGAGAATTTCGGGGGGGCGTGTCGGAGTTACTTATAAAGGTCCCCGCATGGGTTTCGGCGGCAAGACTAGGGTTGAGCTTTCAGCCGCCGCCGACGTTTCAATAGTCGAGATTTTTGAAAAACTGGGGTTTGTGGCTGTGGCTAGGATAAAGAAGAGGCGTGAGTATTACAGAGGCGGGGGTTTTACCATATCTCTTGACCAAGTAGAGGGCCTTGGCGAGTTTGTCGAGATTGAGAAGGTGGTAGAGGGGGAGGGGGAGGTTGCAGAGGCTGTGGCAGAGATTAGGAGACTGGCGGCGAGGCTGGGGGTGGGCGAGGAGGTTAGAGAGACATATCTCGAGCTTTTTCTCAACACTTTTAAATCTGGGAGGTAG